The following proteins are co-located in the Chloroflexota bacterium genome:
- a CDS encoding YggS family pyridoxal phosphate-dependent enzyme: MSEERPVITVDRELLRKNLEQVRERIAAAAERAGRSAEEITLVAVSKTHPPEAVVAALDLGVRHFGENRVEEGNPKIETVRALLASEASARAGNGSVRPDPVWHMIGHVQSRKARDVIAGGYALVHSVDRVKLARRLSRFALEAGRVQEILLEVNVSGEATKFGFDPEALIPAVEEIATLPGLRVRGLMTMAPIVADPEDARPVFTALRTLRDEMACRFPELDWHHLSMGMTDDFEVAIEEGATIVRIGRAIFGPRRAE, from the coding sequence AGGAGAGGCCGGTCATCACGGTGGATCGTGAGCTGCTGAGAAAAAATCTCGAGCAGGTGCGGGAGCGGATCGCGGCGGCGGCCGAGCGGGCGGGTCGATCGGCTGAGGAGATCACGCTGGTGGCTGTGAGCAAGACCCATCCGCCCGAGGCCGTGGTGGCCGCGCTGGATCTGGGGGTTCGTCACTTCGGGGAGAATCGGGTGGAGGAGGGGAACCCCAAGATCGAGACGGTGCGGGCGCTGCTGGCCTCGGAGGCGTCGGCGCGTGCCGGCAACGGGAGCGTTCGCCCTGATCCGGTCTGGCACATGATCGGGCATGTGCAATCACGCAAGGCTCGTGATGTCATCGCCGGCGGTTACGCCCTGGTGCACTCGGTGGATCGGGTCAAGCTGGCCCGGCGGCTCAGCCGCTTCGCCCTGGAGGCGGGGCGGGTTCAAGAGATCCTGTTGGAGGTCAACGTCAGCGGCGAGGCCACCAAGTTCGGCTTCGATCCGGAGGCGTTGATCCCGGCCGTGGAAGAAATCGCCACGCTCCCCGGGCTGCGAGTGCGCGGGCTGATGACCATGGCGCCCATTGTCGCCGATCCGGAGGACGCCCGCCCTGTGTTTACGGCCCTGCGGACCCTGCGAGATGAGATGGCCTGCCGTTTCCCGGAGCTGGATTGGCATCACCTCAGCATGGGCATGACGGACGACTTCGAGGTCGCCATCGAGGAGGGGGCGACGATCGTGCGCATCGGTCGGGCGATCTTCGGCCCGCGTCGGGCGGAGTGA
- a CDS encoding pyrroline-5-carboxylate reductase, translating to MLRDSAMTFVGGGTMGEAMIKGLLDRRLIEPALITASDPAPERRTHLSAQYGVHVTDDNVEAVSRAKVIVLSIKPQVYKKVAAELRGKIPADALVLSIIAGTRISALRKGLAHRAIARAMPNTPAQIGQGITVWTTTPEVSEAQRAQAQTILGALGDEIWMDDEGYLDMATALSGTGPGYVFLFMEAMIDAGVHMGFSRDVATRLVLQTMEGSVALAKATGRHPTELRNAVTSPGGTTAEALYQLEKGGMRTVLSKAIWAAYQKSKYLGGLSEQ from the coding sequence ATGCTGCGTGATTCAGCCATGACGTTCGTTGGCGGTGGGACCATGGGCGAGGCCATGATTAAGGGGTTGCTGGACCGGCGGTTGATCGAGCCCGCCCTCATCACGGCATCGGATCCGGCTCCGGAACGTCGCACCCACCTGTCTGCCCAATACGGCGTCCACGTGACGGACGACAATGTGGAGGCGGTGTCTCGGGCCAAGGTGATCGTGTTGTCCATCAAGCCGCAGGTCTACAAGAAGGTGGCGGCCGAACTGCGTGGTAAGATCCCGGCCGACGCGTTGGTGCTCTCCATCATCGCCGGGACCCGCATCTCCGCTCTGCGAAAAGGCCTGGCGCATCGGGCCATCGCCCGTGCCATGCCCAATACCCCGGCGCAGATCGGGCAGGGGATCACGGTGTGGACGACGACGCCCGAGGTAAGCGAGGCTCAGCGGGCGCAGGCGCAGACGATCCTGGGGGCGCTGGGCGATGAGATCTGGATGGACGACGAGGGTTATCTGGACATGGCGACCGCCCTCTCCGGCACCGGCCCTGGCTACGTCTTCCTGTTCATGGAGGCCATGATCGACGCGGGCGTGCACATGGGATTCTCCCGGGATGTGGCCACGCGTTTGGTGTTGCAGACCATGGAAGGCTCGGTGGCGCTGGCGAAGGCGACGGGGCGGCATCCCACGGAGTTGCGCAACGCGGTCACCTCGCCGGGCGGGACGACGGCCGAGGCGCTGTACCAGCTCGAGAAAGGCGGCATGCGAACGGTGCTCTCCAAGGCGATCTGGGCGGCCTATCAGAAGTCGAAATATCTTGGGGGTTTGAGCGAGCAATGA
- a CDS encoding YggT family protein, with product MGFLVVFINLLFQVLTWAIIIRVLLTWFPNINPENPLVQILRSITDPILEPARRIVPSVGMIDISPIVVLIVLEVMRNVLVSLLVSL from the coding sequence ATTGGCTTTCTAGTCGTTTTCATCAACCTGTTGTTTCAGGTGCTGACGTGGGCGATCATCATCCGGGTGTTGTTGACGTGGTTCCCCAACATCAACCCGGAGAACCCGCTGGTGCAGATCCTGCGTTCCATTACCGATCCCATCCTGGAGCCGGCGCGTCGCATCGTCCCCTCCGTGGGCATGATCGATATCTCCCCGATCGTCGTGTTGATCGTGCTGGAGGTGATGCGAAACGTGTTGGTGTCCTTGCTCGTCAGCCTTTGA